A genomic region of Telopea speciosissima isolate NSW1024214 ecotype Mountain lineage unplaced genomic scaffold, Tspe_v1 Tspe_v1.0404, whole genome shotgun sequence contains the following coding sequences:
- the LOC122648054 gene encoding uncharacterized protein LOC122648054 produces the protein MDGLDLVPLPPAITFHADPQNTQRSHPPEHMYSTNSLTASSTSGSNFQQHSQTRTSMNKRTKAAKESGTSTLQNSLMTNDTTALIPDDSNVSVSAQQVKNTSKFNKAVKKNSRKKAKKKGKQFKKPSCSTDCTEPEAFCEEGVCSSSTVCSSSTSESCANNDRVSGVGVISENRSTENAITPVVSFQEISVNTNNSEYDNSGLFNHSATTRVCSSYISEVNESEALVPLLPQESTGEHLLVNRESQMKATETRFSTDNGETVDTCLKGTSYCEDTSLEVFSDINSTPVLDSFSDGWNSDYSTNGGDVEEKSCVREVSASSPSESLGYSNSDSLSHNARKGCLSRGNSSKGSVDAYNLAERMKSGTQGCSSSDGNSFIPGKRGRQERKLSGHRFSSSSGCLQGRTGKENNHSVWRKVQRNDADGHLCEPKNVDFVDLQFDNASKEAPLLKRGSNASDSDILKSEENENLKVKVSEKLKRKPSACLKPEFKYYPRNGLNACKITSNRSANVNMQQKDASDILFQVQSNSHCHFECVSTNLQADGVDCIPPERIQTSQDCPEEMNQCGSACTINDHAEQNQNSTSSRSSDSVDKSNLLEMQSPVDVQLPVINGLAKSETNNPPEDYNMQEHSSGSILQKWVPVGRKDAELKSMRIPANASVSALEESVTDKWNSQSSVGEELSSSCETPLPLMDVGNASLGKDSGNISDSLSDDEVGILKPISHNTCIYSERSRMHDVANCVSADLYKDCRSSALKTDSLKIMQAVKDAYRLQLASEAVQFATGSPLAEFEKLLHSASPVIAQRYSIQQCQTCLLERVGASLCKHQMPNVSLGGLWQWYEKHGNYGLEVKGEDYLNSKRLGIDRFEFRAYFVPYLSAVQLFSKCRNHPMNNSTGISSPEVSEACEMNEASESSSNIGQHPIFSVLIPEPYRQDDKCSSQPVSLSCLSESSSTHIRDLLNDHSFGSACCDDPELLFEYFESEQPQQRQPLFERVKELVRGGTSNCRAYGDPTMLNSLGLHDLHPSSWYSVAWYPIYRIPDGNFRAAFLTYHSLGHLVSRSASSDSFGGDNCIVSPVVGLQSYNAQVHMILCTFPLMS, from the coding sequence ATGGATGGTCTCGATTTGGTTCCTTTACCACCTGCTATTACATTCCATGCTGATCCACAAAATACACAGAGGAGTCATCCTCCTGAACATATGTATTCTACAAATTCATTAACTGCCAGCAGTACTTCTGGGTCAAATTTTCAACAACATTCTCAAACAAGGACCTCAATGAATAAAAGGACCAAAGCTGCCAAGGAATCTGGCACTTCCACCCTGCAGAATTCTCTTATGACCAATGATACCACTGCTTTGATCCCGGATGATTCTAATGTGAGTGTTTCAGCTCAACAAGTTAAGAATACTTCCAAATTCAATAAGGCTGTGAAGAAAAACTCAAGGAAGAAGgcaaaaaagaagggaaaacaattCAAGAAGCCCTCATGCAGCACTGACTGTACTGAACCTGAAGCTTTTTGTGAAGAAGGTGTCTGTAGCAGTTCTACTGTCTGTAGCAGTTCTACTTCTGAATCTTGTGCTAACAATGACCGGGTTAGTGGGGTTGGAGTGATTTCCGAGAATAGGTCGACTGAGAATGCAATTACTCCTGTGGTGTCTTTTCAGGAGATTAGTGTGAATACAAACAACAGTGAGTACGATAACAGTGGTCTATTTAACCATTCTGCAACAACTAGAGTGTGCTCATCTTACATCAGTGAGGTGAATGAGTCTGAAGCTTTGGTGCCTTTACTACCCCAGGAGTCTACAGGTGAACATTTACTAGTTAATCGTGAGAGTCAGATGAAAGCCACAGAAACACGATTTTCTACCGACAATGGGGAAACAGTGGATACCTGTCTGAAGGGGACCAGCTATTGTGAGGATACATCTTTGGAAGTCTTCTCTGATATAAACAGCACTCCTGTATTGgattcattttctgatggttggaACAGTGATTATAGTACCAATGGGGGTGATGTTGAAGAAAAGTCCTGTGTCAGAGAAGTTAGTGCAAGTAGTCCGTCAGAATCACTTGGGTACAGTAATAGTGATAGTTTGTCGCATAATGCTAGAAAGGGATGTCTTTCTCGTGGAAACTCTTCAAAGGGGTCAGTGGATGCCTATAATCTTGCTGAAAGAATGAAAAGTGGAACTCAGGGCTGTAGCAGCAGTGATGGGAATTCATTTATACCAGGCAAGAGGGGTCGACAAGAAAGAAAACTATCTGGGCACAGAttcagcagcagcagcggatGTTTACAAGGTCGtacaggaaaagaaaataatcatTCTGTTTGGCGGAAGGTCCAGAGGAATGATGCAGATGGACACCTCTGTGAACCGAAGAATGTGGACTTTGTTGATTTGCAGTTTGATAATGCTTCCAAAGAGGCTCCCTTGCTTAAAAGGGGTTCAAATGCTTCTGATTCAGATATATTAAAATCAGAAGAGAACGAGAACTTAAAGGTCAAGGTTTCtgaaaagttgaaaagaaaacccaGTGCATGCTTGAAGCCAGAGTTCAAATACTATCCTAGGAACGGACTCAATGCTTGTAAAATCACCTCAAATAGGTCTGCAAATGTTAATATGCAACAGAAGGATGCATCAGATATCCTATTTCAGGTGCAGTCAAATTCTCATTGTCACTTTGAATGTGTTAGCACCAACCTTCAAGCAGATGGAGTTGACTGCATTCCTCCAGAAAGAATTCAAACTTCTCAAGATTGTCCAGAAGAAATGAACCAATGTGGAAGTGCCTGTACTATCAATGATCATGCAGAACAAAACCAAAATAGTACATCATCTAGGAGTAGTGATTCTGTGGACAAGTCAAATCTGCTAGAAATGCAGTCTCCAGTTGACGTTCAGCTTCCAGTAATTAATGGACTTGCCAAATCGGAAACAAATAATCCTCCTGAGGATTACAACATGCAAGAACATAGTTCTGGGTCAATCTTGCAGAAGTGGGTACCTGTTGGGAGGAAAGATGCTGAGTTAAAGAGCATGAGGATACCTGCCAATGCATCAGTATCAGCTCTTGAGGAATCAGTTACAGATAAATGGAATTCGCAAAGCAGTGTAGGAGAGGAATTAAGTTCCAGTTGTGAAACTCCTCTTCCTTTAATGGATGTTGGTAATGCATCTCTTGGGAAGGATTCTGGGAATATTAGTGATTCACTTTCTGATGATGAAGTCGGAATTCTGAAGCCCATAAGCCATAACACTTGCATATACAGTGAGCGGAGTAGAATGCATGATGTAGCAAACTGTGTTTCAGCTGATCTATACAAAGACTGTAGGAGTTCTGCATTGAAGACTGATTCACTTAAGATAATGCAAGCAGTAAAAGATGCCTATAGGTTACAATTAGCTTCTGAAGCTGTTCAATTTGCTACTGGTAGTCCTCTTGCGGAGTTTGAGAAACTTCTTCATTCTGCTTCCCCAGTCATTGCCCAGAGATACAGCATTCAGCAATGTCAGACTTGCTTGCTAGAGCGCGTTGGTGCTTCCCTGTGCAAGCATCAAATGCCAAATGTGTCTTTGGGAGGCCTTTGGCAGTGGTATGAGAAGCATGGGAACTATGGTTTGGAAGTTAAGGGAGAGGACTATCTGAACTCAAAGAGATTGGGTATTGATCGTTTTGAGTTCCGTGCCTATTTTGTTCCATATTTGTCAGCAGTTCAGTTGTTTAGTAAATGTAGGAATCATCCGATGAATAATAGCACTGGGATTTCCTCTCCTGAGGTCTCTGAAGCTTGTGAAATGAATGAAGCATCAGAAAGTTCCTCAAATATAGGCCAACATCCGATTTTTTCAGTACTTATACCTGAACCTTACAGACAGGACGACAAATGCTCATCACAACCTGTGAGTCTATCATGTCTGTCAGAGTCTTCGTCAACACATATCAGAGATTTGTTAAATGATCATTCATTTGGTTCTGCATGCTGTGATGATCCTGAGCTcctttttgaatattttgaatCCGAGCAACCTCAACAAAGACAGCCATTGTTTGAGAG